The region GCAGCGTCTGGAAGCCCCTGAGCGTGCGGTAGTGTGAGTCCAGCATCAGCATGGCCAGAGAGGTCAGCTGTGCGGTGCGGTCCCAGCCATCACTGCAGTGCACCACCACCGAACTCTTACTGGACTCCACCTTATCCGCTATACGCACCGCTCCTGCCAACAAGAgctgagcgcacacacacacacacacacacacacacacctcagctgGGAACAGTGAAGATGTGGTGCTACGACAATCAAAATTGTTCAAAAATACCTTAAAACTGAGAAACTGCAAGAAACAAACATTTTATGCTAGACAGAGAtacaataatataaaataaaacaagtCCATTTAAGTGCTATTACTAAACACGACAGTTAAAGAGCAAAATTTACTTTCCACCAATTGCACAACTAGGACAAACGTGTGGTTGTTGGTTTGGTAGAAAAAGTAGCAACACGtgtaagtgcgtgtgtgtgtgagatgatgtCTACCCTGATGTACTCGAGCCAGTGTGTGGTGTCTATTCCTGAGTGCCAGTGAAGCTCGTCGATGGTGGGATACACCACATCCTTCAGCTTACGAAGAGACTCCCGCATCACATGAATGTTGGGGATATCCAGGAAATTCAGCTCCACATTGGGATAGATGTTCTCACTCTCATAACCACCATCTTTGGACTGGTGAGGAGtgaagaggggaggagtgaggaggggaggagaggagaggagtgaggaggggaggagaggggaggagtgaggaggggaggagaggagaggaatgaggaggggaggagaggggaggagtgaggaggggaggagaggggaggagtgaggaggggaggagaggaggatgaaATAAAAACAAGCAGCTTTTTCAACCACAGCACTAAAATGTACTTAAATCTTAATCACTACATcacataatttaaaaaaatcccCCCAAAATACCTCTGGGGCtgtacatttaaaaaccatccaTACGTCCCGTCTACCGTCCTGCCGTAGCGAGACGCGTCCATGTTTACCTTATTCGAATCTGCCACGCTGAGCTGCCTGGCGTCAAATATGGTGAGCTTGTGTGATTGTGCGTTGGCGTCCATGATGGTTTGCAGGTAGCGCTCGTCATCCTTACAGCGGCGGTCGGAGGGCCCCACCAGCGGCTGGCTGCACCGCACGATGGTGGCCTGAGTCTCCGGGTGGATCCAGGACAGGACCTGGGAGAGACGGCGCTCGCAGTTGCAGAAGATGCGTTCTATAGTACATCTATAAAAAACGTATTAGAACCTCCCCACTCAGACCAAGGAGACCTCAACTCCTGGAAAGCTAAAACAACGGACTCTTTCTACCTCTTTCTCATTCGGCAATGGTTTTATGCATTTcctaaaattaaaaaataatcttTCACTGAACTGATAcaggcaaaacaaaaaaagatcAAAATTCATACGAGCATCATTCTTAGCAATGCAGGCTACCACACAGAGGTGAAACCGACCCAATCAGTGttcagaggacacacacacacccgtgcgCACATCAGCATAAGCACACACTGACCGGGATGCGGTGCTTGGCCCTGAAAGAGGCTACTCTCTTAAGATCGTCATCTTTGAAGCTCGTTGGGATGACCAGCAGTGCAGGATACGTGTCACACACTTCGTAATTGCTGTTTATCTTGCTGATTGTCCAGCTTTCATTGGGCAGACCCTACAGACAGAAAGGCAAAGAGCTAGACCATCAAGAACACGGTTAGTATTATTCTATTCTAAAACATTATTCTGAATGTTTTAATATGGAGTAGTGTGGAGTAACGGTTATGGTTAAAacatctcacctgtctcttatACTCTGCTGCTGGATCATAAACCTTCCACCCATCTACAGGATATGCTTCTTTATATTGGAAAGCAAACAGCGGCTGAGAAACGGAAGAAGGTCCAGGTCCAGATTAATGGTTTTAAAAGCACTCTGGTAATGAAGTGGAACTTCACTGCACTGTGATCCTGCATATTGACAACCTGACATGAATAAAGACCGGTTCACTCACCAGATCATTGGACAGTGGGAAGGCATACTGAGTTATGAGAGTCTCAAGTTCCTCATTATTCTGTTCCTCCTGCTTGTACAGAAACCTGGGGCTTCTCATGTCCTGAGGGCGGAGAGAATAACTGAAATGTCAGTGAAGACCACCCATCAGCCTTTGAAGAGATCATAAGAGCAAACTGAATCATCACGATGTTATGCTATTCCATCGTTCTGCTCAAACTGTGGGGGAGGAGCTGATggcgggggcgggggcggggcttcaccTTGCAGACAATCTCCAAGCCCCGCATGTTCTCCCCATGGTTCTGGACACCGAAGCTCTCCAACCTGCTGATCGCGCCCAGGTTCACGTCCAGCACAAACGGAGGCTCCTGGACACATGCAAAGAGGGACGGGGGCATGAATCTGGTGACAGGGGCCGACTTCCATTCCACAAACAAACATGGTGGCGGggtagaagggggggggggggggtgcactgGTGCGACGTTACCCTCTCCAAACTGATGAAGTACAGTTTGTAGTCAGTGAGCGTCAGTGTGCCGGTGACTGCTCCGGTGAACGGACAGATGTACGTTACATCTTTAGCTGGGGAGGAAAGCACAAGAGTCCTGGTGTCAGGGCGGGACCAGCTGCTGGGGAATACCGTTCAGCGCTATGGAAACGACACCGTGGAaaagggatggggggggggggaatcagCACAGCAGAAGGACTCACCAGTGAATTTTACGCTCTCTCCGGGGACCAGTGGAAGTTCATCCATAGCAACCAGCTTTTGCGCCTCTTTCAATGCCTGCTACACAACCACGTTTAAAAAGCATTAGGACCGTGACTGGCAAAGGCAGCAGCCATAATGCACCGACCTCTCACACGTACACAGGGGCCTCTGCAGCACACCAAGGACACTAGGAACCCACAGACTAGCCTGCTGAAATATCACGTCATATTTAACACCACAGCAGCCATCGCAAGGTTGGTTTTTGCCTCCCTGAGTAACGTACACTGCGAAGGCGATTTCCGTTTCAGCAGTAACGCACTCTTGCGTGCGCGGCTCGGAGAGCTCTGCTCTCCTGCAGcctgtgttcagtgtgaggTTGAAAGACAAGCAGGTAGGGGAGGGGAAGGCGGCGTTCTGGGATCGGTGAACATTAGCGTGCGGCAGAGACAGCGGGGAGACAGgctggaaggggggggggggggggggggggggggcactgcagCCTTAGTGGGCCAGAAGGGAGGGGTGAGGACCTAGAAGCTAGAGAAACACTTGCCCCAGCAGGAAGAGGCAGCTGAGACGCACTGTCCCACTGACAGCCATGTTCTTCACCAGAGTCCTGGAACCGGACACGGGggtgggagagggggaggggcacaggGGTAAAGGGAGGAGCAGAGAACAGTTAACACTGCTATGCAGAAAAGCAACAGATTCACCAGACAGAGGAAGGaaaggggggggagagaaaagagaaaagacaaGAGCGGCGATGGCAGAGAGGCCTGGAGGATGATGTGCGTGCCTCCCACACAGAGACAGGAAGTGTGCAGTGAGGAAACAGAGACaggccacacccctcacctcacaACAGCAATACAACAGAGCTACCTAGCTTCCTTTATCATTCACAACCCATCCTGTAGAACATGAAAATAGCTACACTTATTTACGTCCACGTGTGTCTGGTGTAGGCTAATTTTTAGTATATCCTTCCCTGAAAATAATCGTTTTAATTACCCAGATAAAATTCAAGAAGCAACATCCATAATGACATTTTCATCAGTACAGAGCCCAACATATAATCCAATAGGATGAAAAAGTAAATAGTCCATACAGATTAGATGTACATGTACACTGGGGATCCTGAATACACAAGGCTCGGATTTAAGACAATGTGATGTTGAGCGAGTTGTCAACAACAGACACGGTTTTAGACAACATTCTTTTCTCAAAAATCGACTACATATGTTAGCCATTTCACCACAGCTGTAGTGTTATGGTCTGTTGCTAAATTCGGTTTCTtagtgtttgtctgtttgttttacTCTAACTACTGTAACTTGTCTGGCTTCCCCTATAGCCGTATCCTTTGCTATacacaaaataaatacataaagagAATAATAACTGCACAAGGCCTCTTAGAGTGCCAATAGTCTCTGATTTACATAGCTATGCAACTGTAGTTGACTACAGATGTGCTGTGGTTAGATTCTGAACATCTATCCTTCGCACAACCTGATGCATACAGATACATACATACTGAACAGTACAGACCCAGGATCAGGTTTGGTGCTTTCATAATCTAATAAAGTTAACTGGTTATGTGAAGGAGTTCAAAAGGCCAGCAACTCTCTGAGATAGTCTTACCCTCAAATTAGGCCTCCTGGATACCTGTAATCCACAGATAATGACATTTTAAAGATggaatgaaaacacacacacacacacacacacacacacacacacaaatgagtgGTGCTGGCTGGATAACTCTTATCAAGTCTGAGACTATATCACCAGAGAAAAGCTCAAACATGCAGCAAAGTGACCAGTGATTTATCAACCCTCTATTATCACATCAGCAACAACTGCAACGTTCTTGAGAATTAAAAAATGCAATGCAGGCCTACTGATTTTGGGCTATCCAGGGAAGTTGACTTGTTATAAGAATAACAAGACATCTTTCAGATTCTACTGAAACCTAATGACTGTACAACATTTGTAATAAACATACACTGAGACGCAAAGCAAAAGCTAGCAcaaaaaaatgtcttttttggTCCATCTCCATCATAGTCCATAACGGTACAGAGCTATTTACACCAGGTGCTTTATTGGTAATGTACACCTCAATCAGCAGTGGCGCAATAAGACTAGGCGGAGACACACGTATGCACATCTGCATGCTTTTCGGCTCTGAACTCTTACCCTATACTCCGTCTTCCACCCAGTCTGTTGGTCAGAAAGCAAAATGCATGTACCACAATGATAAATATAACACCAACAAATGGAGATTACAGAATGTGTGGAACAGTACATTGACCAATTagtcctttaaaaaaatcataGCTGCCTATTCATTTTAATATGCTAAGATTGCTCTTCACTGAAACACAAGGGGAAACGAAACTAATTTCCTTCCGTCTACTAAAAAATGATCTTTAACCGCTAAACTTGTGCGCGGTCTAGCCATGAACGCTTCTTGGGTGTGATGACAACTTGAGCTGAAGTGGAACTGCTAGATGAGTCCAATATTTGCTGTGCTCACCTTACTGTCGCGGGGCGCTACCTCAGGAGGAACCGTGGCAGATATCTGACTGGAGATGGTGGCTGCGATCAGCTGCTTGCACCACTCCACATGAGAACCGGTGGGGCTGAAACGGGCCACACAGGACGGTCAGCACCGTGGACGAGGACTCGGTGGATCAGTGCTCATTTGAGTAATTAGGAGCGGCTACTTGTTTTTAATTGGACTTTTATTTAATTGTGTCCTCAATTAGAAGGAGCCAAGAAAACGGATTACGAGGCCACTAAATGTCTAGTGAAGACAGTCGGTTGTAAATTGGCCTTATGTGGCTGAATGATTACAACTCCTTCCTTGATATTAAACAGCTATAAACGCATCAAGACTAGGTCGCAAATTATGACTATATATTCGGACTAGTAAATGCATTCTCTGTAATAATACGTAGGCTAAACGGGTTTTAATTTGGGTTTTGGTGCCAGTGCTTCTCGTTACTTTTGAGTAACATGGACGTTTGGAAGCATGCTGGCAAAATAACAGACACACGGGATGGATGGTGTCGGCTGCGCATTGCGcgtccaagtgtgtgtgtgtttaaggtaTCCCACGATATTCGTTTTCGCATAAAATGATGAGGCTGTTTTCACCTGTCCAACGAATCCCCGCTCTCTTGCCGAGACCCCAGGTTTCCACCAAACGTTCGTGGTTTCCTCAGCACGGGGCTGTCCGAGACAGACGCTTGTTTTTCCATTTCGCCCTCTTGACCACTAATCCAGGCTGTCAGATAATCTTTCTCCACCGACAGGAGAGTGATGCTTTAATCGGAGTTATTTTTAAGATGCCATTGACGTCTGCTGTTTTCCTCTGCTATCGACAAGAGGCTCCGGACGTGGTCATTGCTTCCTGTAGGTTTTGCTTTTCTGTTGCTGACAAATAGCGCTTGTGTTTACTTATAACGAGGAAGCGGCCATCTCAGATATGGACcctccactcactcacacaaagTCCATTTCACATTTTTCTACCGTTGTAAGCATCAGCATCAGCGTGAACACACAGTACGGTCTTCACTGCTCGCTTCTGTGGAGCAGATCCGTGCCAGATTTTAAAGCAATCCAGACAACAAAAACGTGAAATCTAATACGTTACACAAAGGTAACGTTCCCTAACGTGGCAAATTGAAAAGCAAAAAAAGTTatttatgaataaataattgcttgatttattttacagcagggtgttttttcaaaaaaaatatTGCTGGCCTGGTTTTGTCATGAGTAAATGTAGGACAAACGCAATCTGCGCCCCTGAATTGCATTTCACTGTGCAGAACTTGTAATACATTCAACCTAAACCCTAAGGACATCATTGCCTTCTTGGTGAGACATGACGTACAGTAGGGTAACGTGTGGCGTCAGTATCGTGTAGGATATCGTGTATCCAGGGCTGCatgtgctagctagctaacgcaTTACTAACGTCTCAGTTCCCACACCGTCACGTAGGAACTTCTGAACCCTAGTGAGAACGGACCCTACATGTTTCTGTAACGTTGGTTTCATTGTACGTTTTTACTTCTTGcaagtaaatgtaattacttCAGGAGTTCTTGTCCAGAGCTACAGTTAATTGTTGCAGGACACCCACAAACCCAAGTTATTCACCGAACAAAACGGCAAACAAGACTGAAATGCAGCATTGCCGTATACGTGtgaaatctttaaattaatttaatCAGCATTATTTACAGAACAAGAGCCGGCCATCAAACAGTGGAGCATACAGGAGgaagaacaaaaacacaaaagtcGACCCATGAAAGGCCCAACAAAGAATTcctaaaaaataaaagaaacaaaaaacacaagtgCAGCACTCCTCCGCTCGATCTCCCACACAGAGCAAAGGACTTGAGAACACTTCCCTACCGACAGCCTTACACACATTTGAGATTGTTCTCAAATCGGTCATAAATTCAACCTAAATGCCCACTAAGTAAAGAAATACATGATGTCCACCAATTACCAACTGTTCAACCaatcaaaatacattttgtTATTACTTTCCATTTTTATAAAACTGTCAAATTTTACACtgaataaaataattatattttaCAACAATAGAACTTTTCAACAGTAAAATAGGCTTTGTTGAGGTAATTACATAGTTATGGtacttgtaaaaaataaaaaatagattttcccccttaaaaacacaaccaacagcaaagtgtttgtgtttgttttatggtttttttcttctctattaCTTCTAACAGTATGGTTTAAACTTCATCTCCTCATTGAGGCCAAAGACTTCAAAAGGTAAGCTTTTCTGAGACAGCATTAGTAATAGCAACCAGGTGCCCTGCGGAACTGCCGGCCTTAATCAGTATTTGCAATAGGCAGAGCGGACTCTGGAGCAGCTCACCAGGGTCCCAACGTCCAGCCCATTATCTTCTGGCTTGAGCTCAGAGGAACCAGGTAGGTCGTGGGACCTTCCATCCGTAGGAAAAGACCCGCGACCTAGCTGAAGTCTCCGTGGCGATTGTATTTCAATTTAAGAGGTAACCCAAAGCCACAGGTGCACGGCAAACCCAAGGGCGATCCTGTCAAAGGCCAAAAGCCAAAAGAAGTCATTCTCCATTACCACTGATGCCACCtacagaaaaaaaaggttttgctTATAAAATGTCTACTTGAGGTTATAGGATACCTCAGATAGAAAAGGCACAGAACTGGTCTCTCTAGCCACTAAACCCTGGTTCTGTTTGATAAGCGTATCCAAAGCATTTTTAGGACTTTTTCCTCCCAGTCTGCAGACGTGTCTGTCTTGAGCAGCCAATGCCCTGTATGCttgaaacaaaacaacattCACACAATGTCGAGACAAACACTTCGTGGACTCTCTCAAGACGAATGCTTTGTGGCGTGTCACGGTCACAAATTCGTCCAAGTC is a window of Brachyhypopomus gauderio isolate BG-103 chromosome 14, BGAUD_0.2, whole genome shotgun sequence DNA encoding:
- the mtmr1a gene encoding myotubularin-related protein 1a isoform X9, which codes for MEKQASVSDSPVLRKPRTFGGNLGSRQESGDSLDSPTGSHVEWCKQLIAATISSQISATVPPEVAPRDSKTGWKTEYRVSRRPNLRQALKEAQKLVAMDELPLVPGESVKFTAKDVTYICPFTGAVTGTLTLTDYKLYFISLEREPPFVLDVNLGAISRLESFGVQNHGENMRGLEIVCKDMRSPRFLYKQEEQNNEELETLITQYAFPLSNDLPLFAFQYKEAYPVDGWKVYDPAAEYKRQGLPNESWTISKINSNYEVCDTYPALLVIPTSFKDDDLKRVASFRAKHRIPVLSWIHPETQATIVRCSQPLVGPSDRRCKDDERYLQTIMDANAQSHKLTIFDARQLSVADSNKSKDGGYESENIYPNVELNFLDIPNIHVMRESLRKLKDVVYPTIDELHWHSGIDTTHWLEYIRLLLAGAVRIADKVESSKSSVVVHCSDGWDRTAQLTSLAMLMLDSHYRTLRGFQTLLEKEWISFGHKFTSRVGHGDKNHANSERSPLFVQFVDCVWQMMRQFPSAFEFNELFLITILDHLYSCLFGTFLYNSEQERMEKEVQSKTVSLWSYVNSQLEEFTNPFYVDYENQVLYPLASLRHLELWVGYYVRWNPHMRPQMPVHQNLKELQFLRAELQKKVEELQREASSSRSISSSSEHASSPSHGGTPLHTAV
- the mtmr1a gene encoding myotubularin-related protein 1a isoform X8, which translates into the protein MEKQASVSDSPVLRKPRTFGGNLGSRQESGDSLDSPTGSHVEWCKQLIAATISSQISATVPPEVAPRDSKDSGEEHGCQWDSASQLPLPAGALKEAQKLVAMDELPLVPGESVKFTAKDVTYICPFTGAVTGTLTLTDYKLYFISLEREPPFVLDVNLGAISRLESFGVQNHGENMRGLEIVCKDMRSPRFLYKQEEQNNEELETLITQYAFPLSNDLPLFAFQYKEAYPVDGWKVYDPAAEYKRQGLPNESWTISKINSNYEVCDTYPALLVIPTSFKDDDLKRVASFRAKHRIPVLSWIHPETQATIVRCSQPLVGPSDRRCKDDERYLQTIMDANAQSHKLTIFDARQLSVADSNKSKDGGYESENIYPNVELNFLDIPNIHVMRESLRKLKDVVYPTIDELHWHSGIDTTHWLEYIRLLLAGAVRIADKVESSKSSVVVHCSDGWDRTAQLTSLAMLMLDSHYRTLRGFQTLLEKEWISFGHKFTSRVGHGDKNHANSERSPLFVQFVDCVWQMMRQFPSAFEFNELFLITILDHLYSCLFGTFLYNSEQERMEKEVQSKTVSLWSYVNSQLEEFTNPFYVDYENQVLYPLASLRHLELWVGYYVRWNPHMRPQMPVHQNLKELQFLRAELQKKVEELQREASSSRSISSSSEHASSPSHGGTPLHTAV
- the mtmr1a gene encoding myotubularin-related protein 1a isoform X12, encoding MEKQASVSDSPVLRKPRTFGGNLGSRQESGDSLDSPTGSHVEWCKQLIAATISSQISATVPPEVAPRDSKTGWKTEYRALKEAQKLVAMDELPLVPGESVKFTAKDVTYICPFTGAVTGTLTLTDYKLYFISLEREPPFVLDVNLGAISRLESFGVQNHGENMRGLEIVCKDMRSPRFLYKQEEQNNEELETLITQYAFPLSNDLPLFAFQYKEAYPVDGWKVYDPAAEYKRQGLPNESWTISKINSNYEVCDTYPALLVIPTSFKDDDLKRVASFRAKHRIPVLSWIHPETQATIVRCSQPLVGPSDRRCKDDERYLQTIMDANAQSHKLTIFDARQLSVADSNKSKDGGYESENIYPNVELNFLDIPNIHVMRESLRKLKDVVYPTIDELHWHSGIDTTHWLEYIRLLLAGAVRIADKVESSKSSVVVHCSDGWDRTAQLTSLAMLMLDSHYRTLRGFQTLLEKEWISFGHKFTSRVGHGDKNHANSERSPLFVQFVDCVWQMMRQFPSAFEFNELFLITILDHLYSCLFGTFLYNSEQERMEKEVQSKTVSLWSYVNSQLEEFTNPFYVDYENQVLYPLASLRHLELWVGYYVRWNPHMRPQMPVHQNLKELQFLRAELQKKVEELQREASSSRSISSSSEHASSPSHGGTPLHTAV
- the mtmr1a gene encoding myotubularin-related protein 1a isoform X7, which produces MEKQASVSDSPVLRKPRTFGGNLGSRQESGDSLDSPTGSHVEWCKQLIAATISSQISATVPPEVAPRDSKDSGEEHGCQWDSASQLPLPAGQALKEAQKLVAMDELPLVPGESVKFTAKDVTYICPFTGAVTGTLTLTDYKLYFISLEREPPFVLDVNLGAISRLESFGVQNHGENMRGLEIVCKDMRSPRFLYKQEEQNNEELETLITQYAFPLSNDLPLFAFQYKEAYPVDGWKVYDPAAEYKRQGLPNESWTISKINSNYEVCDTYPALLVIPTSFKDDDLKRVASFRAKHRIPVLSWIHPETQATIVRCSQPLVGPSDRRCKDDERYLQTIMDANAQSHKLTIFDARQLSVADSNKSKDGGYESENIYPNVELNFLDIPNIHVMRESLRKLKDVVYPTIDELHWHSGIDTTHWLEYIRLLLAGAVRIADKVESSKSSVVVHCSDGWDRTAQLTSLAMLMLDSHYRTLRGFQTLLEKEWISFGHKFTSRVGHGDKNHANSERSPLFVQFVDCVWQMMRQFPSAFEFNELFLITILDHLYSCLFGTFLYNSEQERMEKEVQSKTVSLWSYVNSQLEEFTNPFYVDYENQVLYPLASLRHLELWVGYYVRWNPHMRPQMPVHQNLKELQFLRAELQKKVEELQREASSSRSISSSSEHASSPSHGGTPLHTAV
- the mtmr1a gene encoding myotubularin-related protein 1a isoform X1, coding for MEKQASVSDSPVLRKPRTFGGNLGSRQESGDSLDSPTGSHVEWCKQLIAATISSQISATVPPEVAPRDSKTGWKTEYRVSRRPNLRDSGEEHGCQWDSASQLPLPAGQALKEAQKLVAMDELPLVPGESVKFTAKDVTYICPFTGAVTGTLTLTDYKLYFISLEREPPFVLDVNLGAISRLESFGVQNHGENMRGLEIVCKDMRSPRFLYKQEEQNNEELETLITQYAFPLSNDLPLFAFQYKEAYPVDGWKVYDPAAEYKRQGLPNESWTISKINSNYEVCDTYPALLVIPTSFKDDDLKRVASFRAKHRIPVLSWIHPETQATIVRCSQPLVGPSDRRCKDDERYLQTIMDANAQSHKLTIFDARQLSVADSNKSKDGGYESENIYPNVELNFLDIPNIHVMRESLRKLKDVVYPTIDELHWHSGIDTTHWLEYIRLLLAGAVRIADKVESSKSSVVVHCSDGWDRTAQLTSLAMLMLDSHYRTLRGFQTLLEKEWISFGHKFTSRVGHGDKNHANSERSPLFVQFVDCVWQMMRQFPSAFEFNELFLITILDHLYSCLFGTFLYNSEQERMEKEVQSKTVSLWSYVNSQLEEFTNPFYVDYENQVLYPLASLRHLELWVGYYVRWNPHMRPQMPVHQNLKELQFLRAELQKKVEELQREASSSRSISSSSEHASSPSHGGTPLHTAV
- the mtmr1a gene encoding myotubularin-related protein 1a isoform X10, which produces MEKQASVSDSPVLRKPRTFGGNLGSRQESGDSLDSPTGSHVEWCKQLIAATISSQISATVPPEVAPRDSKTGWKTEYRVSRRPNLRALKEAQKLVAMDELPLVPGESVKFTAKDVTYICPFTGAVTGTLTLTDYKLYFISLEREPPFVLDVNLGAISRLESFGVQNHGENMRGLEIVCKDMRSPRFLYKQEEQNNEELETLITQYAFPLSNDLPLFAFQYKEAYPVDGWKVYDPAAEYKRQGLPNESWTISKINSNYEVCDTYPALLVIPTSFKDDDLKRVASFRAKHRIPVLSWIHPETQATIVRCSQPLVGPSDRRCKDDERYLQTIMDANAQSHKLTIFDARQLSVADSNKSKDGGYESENIYPNVELNFLDIPNIHVMRESLRKLKDVVYPTIDELHWHSGIDTTHWLEYIRLLLAGAVRIADKVESSKSSVVVHCSDGWDRTAQLTSLAMLMLDSHYRTLRGFQTLLEKEWISFGHKFTSRVGHGDKNHANSERSPLFVQFVDCVWQMMRQFPSAFEFNELFLITILDHLYSCLFGTFLYNSEQERMEKEVQSKTVSLWSYVNSQLEEFTNPFYVDYENQVLYPLASLRHLELWVGYYVRWNPHMRPQMPVHQNLKELQFLRAELQKKVEELQREASSSRSISSSSEHASSPSHGGTPLHTAV
- the mtmr1a gene encoding myotubularin-related protein 1a isoform X11, with the protein product MEKQASVSDSPVLRKPRTFGGNLGSRQESGDSLDSPTGSHVEWCKQLIAATISSQISATVPPEVAPRDSKVSRRPNLRQALKEAQKLVAMDELPLVPGESVKFTAKDVTYICPFTGAVTGTLTLTDYKLYFISLEREPPFVLDVNLGAISRLESFGVQNHGENMRGLEIVCKDMRSPRFLYKQEEQNNEELETLITQYAFPLSNDLPLFAFQYKEAYPVDGWKVYDPAAEYKRQGLPNESWTISKINSNYEVCDTYPALLVIPTSFKDDDLKRVASFRAKHRIPVLSWIHPETQATIVRCSQPLVGPSDRRCKDDERYLQTIMDANAQSHKLTIFDARQLSVADSNKSKDGGYESENIYPNVELNFLDIPNIHVMRESLRKLKDVVYPTIDELHWHSGIDTTHWLEYIRLLLAGAVRIADKVESSKSSVVVHCSDGWDRTAQLTSLAMLMLDSHYRTLRGFQTLLEKEWISFGHKFTSRVGHGDKNHANSERSPLFVQFVDCVWQMMRQFPSAFEFNELFLITILDHLYSCLFGTFLYNSEQERMEKEVQSKTVSLWSYVNSQLEEFTNPFYVDYENQVLYPLASLRHLELWVGYYVRWNPHMRPQMPVHQNLKELQFLRAELQKKVEELQREASSSRSISSSSEHASSPSHGGTPLHTAV
- the mtmr1a gene encoding myotubularin-related protein 1a isoform X15 — translated: MEKQASVSDSPVLRKPRTFGGNLGSRQESGDSLDSPTGSHVEWCKQLIAATISSQISATVPPEVAPRDSKALKEAQKLVAMDELPLVPGESVKFTAKDVTYICPFTGAVTGTLTLTDYKLYFISLEREPPFVLDVNLGAISRLESFGVQNHGENMRGLEIVCKDMRSPRFLYKQEEQNNEELETLITQYAFPLSNDLPLFAFQYKEAYPVDGWKVYDPAAEYKRQGLPNESWTISKINSNYEVCDTYPALLVIPTSFKDDDLKRVASFRAKHRIPVLSWIHPETQATIVRCSQPLVGPSDRRCKDDERYLQTIMDANAQSHKLTIFDARQLSVADSNKSKDGGYESENIYPNVELNFLDIPNIHVMRESLRKLKDVVYPTIDELHWHSGIDTTHWLEYIRLLLAGAVRIADKVESSKSSVVVHCSDGWDRTAQLTSLAMLMLDSHYRTLRGFQTLLEKEWISFGHKFTSRVGHGDKNHANSERSPLFVQFVDCVWQMMRQFPSAFEFNELFLITILDHLYSCLFGTFLYNSEQERMEKEVQSKTVSLWSYVNSQLEEFTNPFYVDYENQVLYPLASLRHLELWVGYYVRWNPHMRPQMPVHQNLKELQFLRAELQKKVEELQREASSSRSISSSSEHASSPSHGGTPLHTAV
- the mtmr1a gene encoding myotubularin-related protein 1a isoform X13; translated protein: MEKQASVSDSPVLRKPRTFGGNLGSRQESGDSLDSPTGSHVEWCKQLIAATISSQISATVPPEVAPRDSKVSRRPNLRALKEAQKLVAMDELPLVPGESVKFTAKDVTYICPFTGAVTGTLTLTDYKLYFISLEREPPFVLDVNLGAISRLESFGVQNHGENMRGLEIVCKDMRSPRFLYKQEEQNNEELETLITQYAFPLSNDLPLFAFQYKEAYPVDGWKVYDPAAEYKRQGLPNESWTISKINSNYEVCDTYPALLVIPTSFKDDDLKRVASFRAKHRIPVLSWIHPETQATIVRCSQPLVGPSDRRCKDDERYLQTIMDANAQSHKLTIFDARQLSVADSNKSKDGGYESENIYPNVELNFLDIPNIHVMRESLRKLKDVVYPTIDELHWHSGIDTTHWLEYIRLLLAGAVRIADKVESSKSSVVVHCSDGWDRTAQLTSLAMLMLDSHYRTLRGFQTLLEKEWISFGHKFTSRVGHGDKNHANSERSPLFVQFVDCVWQMMRQFPSAFEFNELFLITILDHLYSCLFGTFLYNSEQERMEKEVQSKTVSLWSYVNSQLEEFTNPFYVDYENQVLYPLASLRHLELWVGYYVRWNPHMRPQMPVHQNLKELQFLRAELQKKVEELQREASSSRSISSSSEHASSPSHGGTPLHTAV
- the mtmr1a gene encoding myotubularin-related protein 1a isoform X16 — translated: MDELPLVPGESVKFTAKDVTYICPFTGAVTGTLTLTDYKLYFISLEREPPFVLDVNLGAISRLESFGVQNHGENMRGLEIVCKDMRSPRFLYKQEEQNNEELETLITQYAFPLSNDLPLFAFQYKEAYPVDGWKVYDPAAEYKRQGLPNESWTISKINSNYEVCDTYPALLVIPTSFKDDDLKRVASFRAKHRIPVLSWIHPETQATIVRCSQPLVGPSDRRCKDDERYLQTIMDANAQSHKLTIFDARQLSVADSNKSKDGGYESENIYPNVELNFLDIPNIHVMRESLRKLKDVVYPTIDELHWHSGIDTTHWLEYIRLLLAGAVRIADKVESSKSSVVVHCSDGWDRTAQLTSLAMLMLDSHYRTLRGFQTLLEKEWISFGHKFTSRVGHGDKNHANSERSPLFVQFVDCVWQMMRQFPSAFEFNELFLITILDHLYSCLFGTFLYNSEQERMEKEVQSKTVSLWSYVNSQLEEFTNPFYVDYENQVLYPLASLRHLELWVGYYVRWNPHMRPQMPVHQNLKELQFLRAELQKKVEELQREASSSRSISSSSEHASSPSHGGTPLHTAV